In Helianthus annuus cultivar XRQ/B chromosome 9, HanXRQr2.0-SUNRISE, whole genome shotgun sequence, the following are encoded in one genomic region:
- the LOC110874143 gene encoding annexin A7, with translation MSYNNQSQTPPPPPPEGYPPVHPPQGYPPKHGSHPAPEYAPKQQQQQRGIGPQEVKAASCCLHVTCVCIEVLQHCLRP, from the exons ATGAGTtacaacaatcaaagccaaactcctcctcctcctccaccagaAG GTTATCCACCAGTGCACCCCCCACAGGGATACCCTCCTAAGCATGGCAGTCATCCTGCTCCTGAGTATGCGCCtaagcagcaacaacaacaacgaggaATAGGACCACAAGAAGTCAAGGCCGCCTCTTGTTG TTTGCATGTTACGTGTGTCTGTATAGAAGTACTACAACATTGTTTGCGCCCCTAA